The Streptomyces sp. Je 1-332 genome has a window encoding:
- a CDS encoding glycosyltransferase family 2 protein has product MSSVVHPATEPGPDPLDKPTLSGNYRPISSHLAITPPVSVVIPAMNEAENLPYVFKTLPDWIHEVVLVDGNSTDDTVAVARELWPDVKVVRQLGKGKGDALITGFEACTGDIIVMVDADGSADGHEIVSYVSALVSGADFAKGSRFANGGATDDMTPIRKLGNHVLCSVVNAKFGARYTDLCYGYNAFWRHCLDKIELDCTGFEVETLMNIRVVKAGLKVQEIPSHEYLRIHGVSNLSAVRDGLRVLKVILTERSNRRGQRRRTRGVPFRTRQGEVS; this is encoded by the coding sequence ATGAGTTCTGTTGTGCACCCGGCCACCGAGCCGGGTCCGGACCCGTTAGACAAGCCGACGCTGTCCGGTAACTACCGGCCGATTTCCTCACACCTGGCGATCACACCGCCGGTGAGTGTCGTGATTCCCGCCATGAACGAAGCGGAGAATCTTCCCTACGTTTTCAAGACACTGCCCGACTGGATTCACGAGGTCGTACTCGTGGACGGAAATTCGACGGATGACACGGTGGCCGTCGCGCGCGAGCTGTGGCCGGACGTGAAGGTCGTCCGACAGCTCGGCAAGGGCAAGGGCGACGCCCTGATCACCGGATTCGAGGCGTGCACCGGCGACATCATCGTGATGGTCGACGCGGACGGCTCGGCCGACGGGCACGAGATCGTCAGTTATGTCTCCGCCCTCGTCTCGGGCGCGGACTTCGCCAAGGGCTCCCGCTTCGCCAACGGCGGTGCCACGGACGACATGACGCCGATCCGCAAGCTCGGCAACCACGTCCTGTGCTCCGTCGTGAACGCCAAGTTCGGCGCCCGCTACACCGACCTGTGCTACGGCTACAACGCCTTCTGGCGGCACTGCCTCGACAAGATCGAGCTCGACTGCACGGGCTTCGAGGTGGAGACCCTGATGAACATCCGGGTGGTCAAGGCCGGGCTCAAGGTGCAGGAGATTCCCAGCCACGAGTATCTGCGCATCCACGGGGTCAGCAATCTCAGCGCCGTGCGCGACGGGCTGCGTGTCCTGAAGGTGATCCTGACGGAGCGCTCCAACCGCCGTGGGCAGCGCCGTCGTACCCGTGGTGTTCCGTTCCGCACGCGTCAGGGAGAGGTGTCTTGA
- a CDS encoding polysaccharide deacetylase family protein — MNAPVPILMYHSIAHEPTLETRDLSVSPGAFAEQLELLGERGFTPLSTAGLAAIWRTPGRTLPPRPVLITFDDGYEGVHRHALPVLAKHGFASTLFVSTGWLRGAHDTGGGLDVMLDWDQVRELAAANTEIGGHSHTHPQLDQLDDDDLWFELLRCKEIVTEELGTRPVSFAYPYGYSSRRVRETVRGAGFAQSLAVGNGLARRTQGPYALQRVTVRRSTGIAEFERLVEGRAIARTFARDRAHTKGYAVVRRFRQARRKATRTRV; from the coding sequence ATGAACGCTCCTGTGCCGATACTCATGTACCACTCGATCGCGCATGAACCGACCTTGGAGACACGGGACTTGTCCGTGTCTCCCGGGGCGTTCGCCGAGCAGCTCGAGCTGCTCGGCGAGCGGGGTTTCACGCCGCTGAGCACGGCCGGGCTCGCCGCGATCTGGCGTACTCCCGGCCGCACCCTGCCGCCGAGGCCCGTCCTGATCACCTTCGACGACGGTTACGAGGGCGTGCACCGGCACGCGCTGCCCGTGCTCGCCAAGCACGGCTTCGCCTCGACGCTCTTCGTCTCCACCGGCTGGCTGCGCGGGGCGCACGACACCGGGGGCGGCCTCGACGTGATGCTCGACTGGGACCAGGTGCGTGAACTGGCCGCGGCGAACACGGAGATCGGCGGGCACAGCCATACGCACCCGCAGCTCGACCAGCTGGACGACGACGACCTCTGGTTCGAACTGCTTCGCTGCAAGGAGATCGTCACCGAGGAACTGGGCACCCGGCCGGTCTCCTTCGCCTACCCGTACGGCTATTCGAGCCGACGGGTGCGCGAGACGGTGCGCGGCGCCGGATTCGCCCAGTCGCTCGCGGTCGGCAACGGCCTCGCACGGCGTACGCAGGGGCCGTACGCCCTACAGCGGGTGACCGTGCGCCGCTCCACCGGCATCGCGGAGTTCGAACGGCTCGTCGAGGGCCGTGCGATCGCCCGCACCTTCGCAAGGGACCGTGCCCACACCAAGGGGTACGCCGTGGTCCGTAGGTTCCGACAGGCCCGCCGGAAGGCAACTCGTACCCGTGTCTGA
- a CDS encoding glycosyltransferase family 2 protein codes for MSGPGHHGGSTVAGVSVVICVYTEDRWEDILAAVASVRAQSLTALETLLVVDHNASLLDRLAKEYKETEGVRVLANAGPRGLSAGRNTGIAASSGEIIAFLDDDAVAERDWLRHFAEGYADPKVFAVGGRTMPVWESRRRPAWFPEEFDWVVGCTYKGLPEGRVRVRNVLGGNASFRRTAFEAAGGFATGIGRDGDKRPLGCEETELCIRLTRARPDAVLLIDDRAVIHHRVPAARERFQYFRTRTYAEGLSKALVARSVGADKGLESERRYATRVLPAGVGRGLRDALLARPGGAGRAGAIVAGVVTAAGGYVLGSVRARRGGAAFSVVEIGTDADGEGASA; via the coding sequence TTGAGCGGTCCCGGCCACCACGGGGGGAGCACGGTCGCGGGTGTCTCCGTCGTCATCTGCGTCTACACCGAGGACCGCTGGGAGGACATCCTCGCGGCGGTCGCCTCGGTGCGGGCGCAGTCCCTGACGGCTCTCGAGACGCTGCTCGTGGTGGATCACAACGCCTCGCTCCTCGACCGACTCGCCAAGGAGTACAAGGAGACCGAAGGGGTGCGGGTGCTCGCGAACGCGGGCCCCCGCGGCCTCTCGGCGGGCCGCAACACCGGGATCGCCGCCTCCAGCGGCGAGATCATCGCGTTCCTCGACGACGACGCCGTCGCGGAGCGGGACTGGCTGCGCCACTTCGCCGAGGGGTACGCCGACCCGAAGGTCTTCGCGGTGGGCGGGCGCACCATGCCCGTCTGGGAGTCACGGCGCAGGCCCGCCTGGTTCCCCGAGGAGTTCGACTGGGTCGTCGGCTGTACGTACAAGGGCCTGCCCGAGGGGCGCGTGCGGGTGCGCAACGTCCTGGGCGGCAACGCCTCCTTCCGGCGCACCGCCTTCGAGGCCGCGGGTGGCTTCGCGACCGGTATCGGGCGTGACGGCGACAAGCGTCCGCTCGGGTGTGAGGAGACGGAGCTGTGCATCCGTCTCACCCGGGCGAGGCCGGACGCGGTCCTGCTCATCGACGACCGCGCGGTGATCCACCACCGGGTCCCCGCGGCGCGGGAGCGCTTCCAGTACTTCCGCACGCGGACGTACGCGGAAGGCCTCTCCAAGGCGCTCGTGGCCCGGAGTGTGGGCGCGGACAAGGGCCTTGAGTCCGAGCGGCGGTACGCCACGCGCGTCCTGCCGGCCGGGGTCGGGCGCGGTCTGCGGGACGCGCTGCTCGCGCGTCCCGGCGGCGCGGGCCGCGCGGGCGCCATCGTGGCGGGCGTGGTCACTGCGGCCGGTGGGTACGTCCTCGGGAGTGTCCGCGCGCGCAGGGGAGGCGCCGCTTTCTCGGTCGTGGAGATCGGGACCGACGCGGACGGCGAGGGGGCTTCGGCATGA